In Methanobacterium paludis, the following proteins share a genomic window:
- the tfrB gene encoding fumarate reductase (CoM/CoB) subunit TfrB: protein MITVKVLRYDPKKDEKPHFETYTIEEKDKMKVLDALNYINEEYNANLAYRYSCRAGQCGSCALKVNGEVKLACKAEIKEGDIIEPLDFDVMKDLVVDRSEVENKVKEMGLFLEGKCEVPECPEVINPEEYADSKKIRSCIECYSCLSACPVIKEASEFAGPYFMRYISKFALDPRDCGDRAQEGFDEGLYCCTSCSKCVEVCPKEINTFGGAIEKLREIACREDIGPLPPHKDLKASIEKTGRSVEPSRKGPFGQGFVKAVSKQQQKVESCDDTAGKPKVAVFTGCMVDYKLPEIGMALLKVLKKHGVDVIVPEDQVCCGSPLLRTGQTDIMEELVKRNYEALKDYDTIITICAGCGATLKNDYPKYGAELNVMDISEFLRDKLNTEDMKPVDMKVTYHDPCHLVRGQGIRDEPRSILNRIKGVEFVEMEKPDQCCGAGGGVRSGKPEIAAGLGSKKAKMVQKLDVDAVVTICPFCEYNIRDSLEREGMKNIKVMNILKLLEMAYDC from the coding sequence ATGATAACAGTTAAAGTTCTAAGATATGACCCAAAAAAGGATGAAAAACCACACTTTGAAACCTACACCATCGAAGAAAAGGACAAAATGAAGGTTTTAGATGCTCTAAACTACATAAATGAGGAGTATAACGCAAACCTTGCATACAGATATTCCTGCCGTGCCGGGCAGTGTGGATCATGTGCTTTGAAGGTTAATGGGGAAGTTAAACTGGCTTGCAAGGCCGAAATAAAAGAAGGGGACATTATAGAACCTCTAGACTTTGATGTGATGAAGGATCTTGTTGTGGATAGAAGTGAAGTTGAAAACAAAGTAAAAGAGATGGGACTCTTTTTAGAAGGAAAATGTGAAGTTCCTGAATGCCCTGAAGTAATAAATCCAGAGGAATATGCGGATTCAAAGAAGATCAGAAGCTGTATTGAATGTTACTCATGCCTTTCAGCATGTCCGGTTATAAAAGAAGCATCTGAATTTGCAGGGCCCTACTTCATGCGCTACATTTCAAAATTCGCCCTTGACCCACGAGACTGTGGGGATCGTGCCCAAGAAGGATTTGACGAAGGACTCTACTGCTGTACATCATGTTCAAAATGTGTAGAAGTATGTCCAAAGGAGATAAACACCTTCGGAGGAGCCATAGAAAAGCTACGTGAAATAGCCTGTCGTGAGGATATAGGACCATTACCACCACATAAAGATCTGAAAGCATCAATAGAGAAAACAGGTCGTTCTGTTGAACCATCCCGAAAAGGTCCATTTGGACAGGGATTCGTGAAAGCTGTTTCAAAACAGCAGCAAAAGGTTGAAAGCTGTGATGATACTGCTGGAAAACCTAAAGTAGCAGTTTTCACAGGTTGTATGGTGGATTATAAACTGCCTGAAATTGGAATGGCACTCCTTAAAGTCCTGAAAAAACACGGTGTTGATGTAATTGTGCCTGAAGATCAGGTATGCTGCGGCTCACCACTGCTCCGGACAGGACAGACAGATATTATGGAAGAACTTGTAAAAAGAAATTATGAAGCTTTAAAGGACTACGACACCATAATAACAATTTGTGCAGGATGCGGTGCCACCCTCAAAAATGACTATCCAAAATACGGCGCCGAACTTAACGTAATGGATATAAGTGAATTTTTAAGGGACAAATTGAACACAGAGGATATGAAACCCGTTGACATGAAGGTAACCTATCACGACCCATGCCACCTTGTTCGCGGCCAGGGAATACGAGATGAACCCCGATCCATACTCAATAGAATAAAAGGCGTTGAATTTGTTGAGATGGAAAAACCGGACCAGTGCTGCGGTGCTGGTGGAGGCGTACGCTCCGGAAAACCTGAAATAGCAGCAGGATTAGGTAGTAAAAAGGCCAAAATGGTCCAGAAACTCGATGTAGACGCTGTTGTGACCATATGCCCCTTCTGTGAGTACAACATCAGGGACTCCCTTGAAAGAGAGGGGATGAAAAATATCAAAGTTATGAACATTCTGAAACTTCTTGAAATGGCTTATGATTGTTAA
- a CDS encoding carbohydrate kinase family protein produces MKKFSLDVIGLGTCNADFIMKVPRFVESDDEVDIQELLPSIGGSAANFAVGISRQGLKAGIMTRIGKDHFGRLAVQKFRDEGVDTERLLHINEKTGMAFIAVDSHGERAMYTFMGANAKFYLEKEDIEYIKSSKLLHITGMYKEVVEEASKHANLLSLNPGTLLSSYGLKTLDKIIKKAHIIFLNKKEVKILTGLNFNEGSQTILNMGVPIVVVTCGKSGATVYTENDVISSPTGGVEALDTTGAGDAFAAGFIASFVKDKKLEDCLKMGNIVAAQCVGRLGALK; encoded by the coding sequence ATGAAGAAGTTCAGTCTCGATGTAATTGGACTTGGAACTTGCAATGCTGATTTTATAATGAAGGTTCCAAGGTTTGTAGAATCAGATGATGAGGTTGATATTCAAGAGCTTTTGCCCTCAATTGGAGGATCAGCGGCTAATTTTGCTGTAGGAATATCAAGACAGGGTTTGAAAGCCGGAATAATGACAAGAATAGGTAAAGACCACTTTGGAAGATTGGCGGTCCAAAAATTTAGGGACGAGGGAGTTGACACAGAAAGGCTTCTCCATATAAATGAAAAAACTGGAATGGCATTTATTGCAGTTGATTCACATGGTGAAAGAGCGATGTACACATTCATGGGTGCAAATGCCAAGTTTTATCTTGAAAAAGAGGACATTGAGTACATAAAATCTTCAAAATTACTCCATATCACAGGGATGTACAAAGAAGTTGTTGAAGAAGCATCAAAACACGCAAATCTCCTTTCTTTAAATCCTGGAACTTTACTATCCTCCTACGGACTTAAAACCTTGGATAAAATCATAAAAAAAGCCCATATCATTTTTTTAAATAAAAAAGAGGTCAAAATATTGACAGGATTAAATTTTAATGAAGGATCGCAGACTATTTTGAATATGGGCGTACCCATAGTTGTTGTAACATGTGGAAAGAGTGGAGCGACTGTTTATACTGAAAATGACGTGATAAGTTCTCCTACTGGGGGGGTTGAAGCTCTGGACACGACAGGGGCGGGAGATGCTTTTGCTGCGGGTTTTATTGCATCCTTCGTCAAAGACAAAAAGCTTGAAGATTGTCTTAAAATGGGGAATATTGTTGCTGCACAATGTGTTGGAAGATTAGGGGCTTTAAAATAA
- a CDS encoding RNA methyltransferase, which yields MIYVVFVEPETPGNIGFLARTMKNFGLSDLVLINPCEIENDAYYKAMHAKEVITNRRTYDSLQDFIENEGIDFTVGTTGEAGGSYNVPRIAVTPEQFAEALNVTGKIAVVFGREGDGLTNKEISLCDVVVSIPTHEDYPILNISHAAAIVFYELFKKEKSYPVEELEEASTIEKNGLLDCMDEIIEKLGYPEHKSKNASLVFRRIIGRAFISGREAHTLKGTLRRINKRLIEK from the coding sequence ATGATCTACGTAGTGTTTGTAGAACCAGAAACCCCTGGAAATATAGGTTTTCTTGCAAGAACCATGAAAAACTTCGGACTTTCAGATCTAGTACTTATAAATCCATGCGAAATCGAAAATGACGCTTATTACAAGGCAATGCACGCCAAAGAGGTTATAACAAATCGCAGAACATATGATTCTTTGCAGGACTTTATTGAAAATGAGGGCATAGATTTCACAGTGGGCACAACAGGAGAAGCAGGGGGAAGTTACAACGTTCCCAGAATCGCTGTTACTCCTGAACAATTTGCAGAAGCTCTCAATGTAACCGGAAAGATCGCAGTCGTATTTGGAAGGGAGGGTGATGGACTCACAAACAAAGAAATATCTCTTTGTGATGTTGTTGTAAGCATTCCAACCCATGAAGATTATCCCATATTAAATATAAGCCACGCTGCTGCGATAGTATTTTATGAACTCTTCAAAAAGGAGAAGAGTTACCCTGTTGAGGAACTTGAAGAGGCATCTACCATTGAAAAAAATGGTTTACTGGACTGCATGGATGAAATAATTGAAAAACTCGGCTATCCGGAACATAAAAGCAAAAACGCATCTTTAGTATTTCGAAGAATCATCGGAAGGGCTTTTATATCTGGAAGAGAAGCACATACACTAAAAGGCACCCTCAGAAGAATAAACAAAAGATTAATTGAAAAATAA
- a CDS encoding DUF1512 family protein: MLFGFSPLDVIGLVIFILLIFTLPWFIRTRAMATISRFTFELEEMVEEAKKTLIKVCNEKGTPKEDPKVAVENFFEFFVVTPVDLDPNGIMRKFEKILDLGEERFKHMAKVMAPNATDEWKSNIIMTLKATIGINGVAKIVRHNLELAKKTGNIQILLMLQMSLPLIMRTVKAQYEGTGAFSEGKPVGDGLGPLVAGKLIEDLSEDDLREMDDIVVAERQIKNRNVIIARAKGPGARVGKVGKVITSIIDDKNIKRIITVDAAVKLEGEKTGAVAEGIGVVIGGPGVDKWMIEEELLKRELQVDAVIVKMSPEEAIRPMTEKILEASKKAVSVVENAVLQSKEGSTILVVGVGNSCGIPNIVKDLSKISIKKEINKKKEGKKWPF; the protein is encoded by the coding sequence ATGTTGTTCGGTTTCAGTCCTTTAGATGTAATTGGATTGGTAATATTTATCCTGTTAATTTTTACACTTCCCTGGTTTATAAGGACCAGAGCCATGGCAACCATCAGCCGTTTCACATTTGAACTCGAAGAAATGGTTGAAGAAGCTAAAAAAACACTTATTAAAGTCTGTAATGAAAAAGGAACTCCAAAAGAGGATCCTAAAGTTGCTGTAGAAAATTTTTTCGAGTTTTTCGTTGTTACACCCGTTGATCTTGACCCCAATGGGATTATGAGAAAATTCGAGAAGATCCTCGACCTTGGAGAAGAAAGATTTAAACACATGGCAAAAGTTATGGCTCCAAATGCCACTGATGAATGGAAATCCAACATAATAATGACCCTCAAAGCAACCATAGGCATAAATGGGGTTGCAAAGATTGTAAGACACAATTTAGAACTTGCAAAGAAAACAGGAAATATTCAGATACTTTTGATGCTCCAAATGAGCCTACCACTGATCATGAGGACTGTGAAAGCCCAATATGAAGGAACCGGCGCATTTTCAGAGGGAAAACCTGTGGGAGATGGATTAGGACCCCTTGTTGCAGGTAAACTTATTGAAGATTTATCTGAAGATGATCTTCGTGAAATGGATGATATTGTAGTGGCCGAAAGACAAATAAAAAATCGAAATGTGATCATAGCCCGTGCAAAAGGTCCAGGTGCAAGAGTTGGGAAAGTTGGAAAAGTAATAACGTCCATAATAGATGATAAAAATATAAAAAGGATTATAACAGTTGATGCCGCTGTAAAACTTGAAGGAGAAAAAACAGGAGCAGTTGCAGAAGGTATAGGTGTTGTGATCGGCGGCCCCGGTGTTGATAAATGGATGATAGAAGAAGAACTTCTAAAAAGAGAGCTTCAAGTTGACGCTGTGATCGTTAAAATGAGTCCTGAAGAAGCGATACGTCCGATGACAGAGAAAATTCTTGAAGCATCCAAAAAAGCCGTGTCTGTCGTTGAAAATGCAGTTTTACAATCCAAAGAAGGATCAACAATACTCGTTGTAGGTGTGGGTAACAGCTGCGGAATTCCAAACATAGTCAAAGATTTATCAAAGATAAGTATCAAAAAAGAGATCAACAAGAAAAAAGAGGGCAAGAAATGGCCATTTTAA
- the dcd gene encoding dCTP deaminase: protein MAILSDKDIKEHLKTGKIVIEPLENPERQIQPSSVDLRIGNEFKGFKIIRKPCIDPMDKTDMDSYMESFYIDDGQPFIIHPGEFALATTYETIELPNDLVARVEGRSSMGRLGITMHVTAGYIDPGFCGRITLEISNIGKMPVALYTGQRVCQIVFETMTSPSERPYGHPGRESKYMGQKSPETSKIKFDYEIKGSKLKPTFKKD from the coding sequence ATGGCCATTTTAAGTGATAAAGACATAAAAGAACATTTAAAAACAGGTAAAATTGTTATAGAACCGTTAGAAAATCCTGAAAGACAAATACAACCATCCTCAGTTGATTTGAGGATTGGAAATGAATTTAAAGGGTTTAAAATAATCAGGAAGCCATGTATAGATCCTATGGACAAAACTGACATGGATTCATATATGGAATCCTTTTACATAGATGATGGACAGCCTTTTATAATCCATCCTGGAGAATTTGCACTCGCAACGACCTATGAAACAATTGAACTTCCCAATGACCTTGTTGCAAGGGTTGAGGGGCGTTCTTCAATGGGAAGACTTGGTATAACCATGCATGTTACAGCCGGTTACATAGACCCTGGATTCTGCGGAAGGATAACCCTGGAAATATCCAATATCGGGAAAATGCCCGTAGCTCTTTACACCGGCCAAAGGGTTTGTCAAATAGTCTTTGAAACCATGACATCACCTTCAGAAAGACCCTACGGACATCCAGGTAGGGAAAGTAAATATATGGGTCAAAAAAGCCCTGAAACAAGTAAAATCAAATTTGACTACGAGATCAAAGGATCAAAGTTAAAACCAACCTTTAAAAAGGATTGA
- the glyS gene encoding glycine--tRNA ligase, which translates to MTDNDVMNIAKKRGFLWSSFEIYSGVAGFFDYGPLGAILKNNIINKWRSYYVVREGFYEIESPTIMPGEALKASGHVDHFTDPMTECKDCMEVYRADHIIEEAIKKDVEGFENQKLTEIISKHKIPCPKCGGHLSHVWSYNLMFQTLIGAKGKKTGYMRPETAQGIFIPFKRLLRFFRGKLPFGVVQVGKAYRNEISPRQGVIRLREFTQAEAEIFVDPSNKKHRRFHEVKDQELTLYSSQNQLAEEDPIKVTAGEAVETGLVSSEMHAYQLCLAERFLSELGIPDKVIRFRQHLPTEMAHYAIDCWDVEVQTDRFGWIEIIGIADRTDFDLKSHSKYSKEDLRVFIEYDEPKTVKKLVVKPDMKKFGPLFKGNSPKIKNALEEFDAKTIKKSFEDEGLFKMEVEGETYELTPDLISFGEKDETIRGEKIFPHVIEPSYGIDRILYSVLLHSFTEDNERAYFKLPLDVAPVSASVFPLVNKDELVEIAHQISDNLRLKDIISQYDASGTIGRRYARSDEVGVPFAVTVDHETLEDETVTIRNRDDLKQVRVPLEDVYNILSDLLAGKLRFEDIKG; encoded by the coding sequence ATGACTGACAATGATGTAATGAATATTGCCAAAAAAAGAGGATTTTTATGGTCTTCATTTGAAATATACTCAGGAGTTGCAGGGTTCTTTGATTACGGCCCTCTGGGTGCCATACTGAAAAACAATATCATAAACAAATGGCGCAGTTACTACGTTGTAAGGGAAGGTTTCTATGAGATAGAATCCCCTACAATAATGCCTGGAGAAGCACTTAAAGCATCAGGACACGTTGACCACTTCACAGACCCTATGACTGAATGTAAAGATTGTATGGAAGTTTACAGGGCAGACCACATCATAGAAGAAGCAATCAAAAAGGATGTTGAGGGCTTTGAAAACCAGAAGCTTACTGAAATAATCTCCAAACATAAGATCCCCTGCCCCAAATGTGGAGGTCACCTGAGCCATGTCTGGAGTTACAACCTCATGTTCCAAACATTAATTGGCGCAAAAGGTAAAAAAACAGGTTATATGAGACCTGAAACAGCCCAGGGAATTTTTATTCCATTCAAAAGACTTCTGCGCTTTTTCAGGGGCAAACTTCCATTCGGAGTTGTCCAGGTTGGTAAAGCCTACAGAAATGAAATATCACCACGACAGGGAGTTATAAGGCTCAGAGAATTCACACAAGCTGAAGCAGAGATATTCGTTGATCCATCCAATAAAAAACACCGCAGATTCCATGAGGTAAAGGATCAAGAACTTACACTTTACTCATCCCAAAATCAGCTGGCAGAAGAAGACCCCATTAAGGTAACTGCAGGTGAAGCTGTTGAAACTGGTCTGGTGTCAAGTGAGATGCATGCCTACCAACTCTGTCTTGCTGAAAGATTCTTATCTGAGCTTGGAATTCCAGATAAGGTCATAAGATTTAGACAGCACCTTCCAACAGAGATGGCTCACTACGCAATAGACTGCTGGGATGTTGAGGTTCAAACCGACAGGTTCGGATGGATAGAAATAATAGGAATAGCTGACAGGACAGATTTTGACCTTAAATCCCACAGTAAATATAGTAAAGAGGATCTGAGGGTTTTCATTGAATACGATGAACCAAAAACCGTCAAAAAACTGGTTGTAAAACCAGATATGAAAAAATTCGGCCCATTGTTTAAGGGTAATTCTCCTAAGATCAAGAATGCTTTGGAAGAGTTTGATGCAAAAACTATTAAAAAATCATTTGAAGATGAAGGACTCTTCAAAATGGAAGTTGAAGGTGAAACCTACGAACTAACCCCAGATTTAATAAGTTTTGGAGAAAAAGATGAAACAATAAGAGGAGAAAAGATATTTCCACACGTTATTGAGCCATCGTACGGTATAGACCGTATTCTTTATTCTGTACTTCTTCATTCATTCACAGAGGATAATGAAAGGGCTTATTTCAAGTTGCCTCTTGACGTAGCCCCTGTGAGTGCAAGTGTCTTTCCACTTGTAAACAAGGATGAGCTCGTGGAAATAGCACACCAGATAAGTGATAACCTGCGATTGAAGGATATAATATCCCAATACGATGCATCTGGAACCATAGGAAGAAGATATGCTCGATCAGATGAGGTGGGTGTTCCTTTCGCTGTTACTGTTGACCACGAGACCCTTGAAGATGAGACCGTTACAATCAGAAACAGGGACGATTTAAAACAGGTCAGAGTTCCGCTTGAAGATGTTTACAATATTTTGAGTGATCTTTTAGCGGGTAAACTGCGTTTTGAAGATATCAAAGGTTGA
- a CDS encoding TatD family hydrolase — protein MIDAHIHADTRAYEDFENMAVAGVEKAISCAHDPLQMSTSDVLFDHFNRILENDTKRAANNGLKLYVALGIHPRSISPDFEVVLDKLPELLKNKIVVAIGEIGLEKASKSEKNVFKRQLELAQDLKRNVIVHTPRTNKRDITKVTIAMLEENIDPSLVQIDHIDNSIVDLVIDSEWVLGLTVQPQKMTTDKAVTMLGEYGFDKFVLDSDISSSPSDPLSVPKTVHKLKLAGFNERDIEMVSNKNAADFYGI, from the coding sequence ATGATAGACGCCCATATACACGCAGATACAAGAGCTTATGAAGATTTTGAAAATATGGCTGTGGCTGGTGTTGAAAAGGCCATAAGCTGTGCCCATGACCCTCTCCAGATGAGCACATCCGATGTCTTATTTGACCATTTCAACCGTATATTAGAAAATGACACTAAAAGAGCGGCAAATAACGGTTTAAAATTGTATGTAGCACTGGGAATTCATCCTAGAAGCATCTCACCTGATTTTGAAGTCGTGCTAGATAAACTACCCGAACTGTTGAAAAACAAAATTGTTGTGGCAATTGGCGAAATAGGCCTTGAAAAAGCATCCAAATCTGAGAAAAATGTTTTTAAAAGACAGTTAGAACTTGCCCAGGATTTGAAAAGAAATGTAATAGTACATACACCTAGAACCAACAAAAGGGATATAACTAAAGTAACAATTGCAATGCTTGAAGAAAATATAGATCCTTCCCTTGTACAGATAGATCACATCGATAATTCCATAGTTGACCTGGTAATTGACTCTGAGTGGGTGCTTGGCCTTACAGTTCAACCCCAGAAAATGACAACTGATAAGGCAGTTACAATGCTTGGAGAATACGGCTTTGATAAGTTCGTTTTAGACAGCGACATAAGCTCATCACCATCAGACCCATTATCCGTCCCAAAAACAGTTCACAAGTTGAAACTTGCAGGATTCAATGAAAGGGACATTGAAATGGTTTCAAATAAAAATGCAGCAGATTTTTATGGGATTTAA
- a CDS encoding helix-turn-helix transcriptional regulator, producing MNVKNILEIYEVVSDDLKFLLTSGVRTKVIISLIDGPRNLGDLKKELNLDAASISHALKNLAERQFVVKMDNAYNLSQKGKIICIKLVDGIRTVYAVQGKEKLWLNHDIKDIPKALLNTLGDLSDSILVESEPTDLFKPFENYNNILLESDNIKGLSPIFRLDLVETIKKRVEDGADVELIFTDDVLTKLLSTVDHKCLSDLENYISMDNLKIWQIDNVKIAFTVTDKFLSLGLFSSTGEYDSTKDLVSHDPDALAWGNRLFDYYKAKSELFHL from the coding sequence ATGAATGTAAAAAATATTCTGGAAATTTATGAAGTGGTTAGTGATGATTTAAAATTTCTTTTGACATCTGGGGTTCGTACAAAGGTTATTATCAGCCTTATTGACGGTCCTCGTAATTTGGGAGATCTTAAAAAAGAGTTGAACTTGGATGCTGCTTCCATATCGCATGCACTGAAAAATCTTGCAGAACGACAATTTGTTGTTAAAATGGATAATGCATACAATCTTTCACAAAAAGGAAAAATTATATGCATTAAACTTGTAGATGGAATAAGAACTGTTTATGCGGTGCAGGGAAAGGAAAAATTATGGCTCAACCATGATATAAAAGATATTCCTAAGGCTCTTCTAAATACTTTAGGAGATCTTAGTGACTCAATTCTCGTGGAATCTGAGCCTACAGATCTTTTTAAACCATTTGAGAATTACAATAATATTCTATTGGAATCTGATAATATTAAAGGTTTATCACCTATTTTCAGGCTAGATCTTGTAGAAACAATCAAAAAAAGAGTTGAAGACGGTGCTGACGTGGAGTTAATATTTACAGATGATGTTTTAACTAAATTGTTAAGTACCGTTGATCATAAATGTCTATCCGACCTGGAGAATTATATTTCAATGGATAATCTCAAAATATGGCAAATAGATAATGTAAAGATTGCATTCACAGTTACAGATAAATTTTTATCTTTGGGATTGTTCTCAAGCACTGGAGAATACGATTCCACAAAGGACCTTGTAAGTCATGATCCAGATGCTCTTGCATGGGGAAACAGACTTTTTGATTATTATAAAGCAAAATCAGAGTTATTTCATCTTTAA